The nucleotide sequence GCTGGAACTCAACGATTAGCCGGTGCCCGGCTGCCCGCGGCACCATCCGATAGCCGGCAAATTCCCACCGGCTTTTTTGTTCCGAAAGGCCGTTGCAAGCGACTGGCGCCGTGCGGCGGCATGCCGCCCCCGGCGATTTTCCTGCCCGCGGGGACCAACCGGGTTGGGGTGCGATCTTGGGGGTGTTTTGTTCTGCGCGGCACCTGAGCGCCGGCAGAACTGCTGGCGGCGGCTGTCTCCGCCCTTTGGCAAGGGCGCGCGGCCGCCGCCGGGGGCTTGCCGCCAAGCCAGGCGGGGAAAGGCGGCTTGCGGAGGGCTACATGGCGTCGATCACGTCCTCTGCGATATCGGCGTTGGTGTAGACCTTCTGAACGTCGTCGCAGTCCTCCAGCATCTCCATCAGCCGGATCATTTTCTCCGCTTCCTTGCCGGTCAGGTTGGCGCTGGTCTGGGGCAGCATCGTCACCTCGGCCTCCACGAAGGGGATCTTTGCCTCTTCAACCGCCGCCTTGACGGCCTCGAAATCTTCGGGAGCCGTGAGGATCTCGAAATGGTCGCCGTCGTCACGGACGTCTTCGGCCCCCGCTTCCAGGACGGTTTCCATCAGAGTATCCTCATCGGCGGCGGTCTTTTCGACGTTGATGTAGCCTTTCTTGTCGAATATCCAGGCCACACAGCCGTTTTCCCCGAGGTTGCCGCCGTTTTTGGCGAAGATGTGGCGGATGTCGGCCACCGCCCGGTTCTTGTTGTCCGTCAAGGACTCCAGGAGGACGGCGGCGCCGCCTGGGCCGTAGCCTTCATAGGTGGACTCCTCGTAGTTGACCCCCTCCAGCTCACCGGTGCCTTTTTTGATGGCGCGGTCGATATTGTCTTTGGGCATGTTTTCGGTTTTGGCGGCCGCAATGGCCGTGCGCAGCCGCGGATTGGCGCTGATGTCGCCGCCGCCCATGCGGGCCGCCACGGTAATCTCCTTGATCAGACGGGTGAAGATTTTTCCCCGTTTGGCGTCCGCGGCCCCCTTTTTGTGCTTGATGGTCGACCACTTGCTGTGTCCGGACATAACGCCTCCTGTTTTTTACCGATTCCGATAATGAAGATCTCTTTGCTGGCCTTGCGGCTGCTCCGGGGTTTGAGGATTTTCAGCTGGGTGAAAGCCGATTTGACGGCCTCTGCAAAGGGTTTGAACTCCTCTCCCTGGAATATCTT is from Desulfobacteraceae bacterium and encodes:
- a CDS encoding YebC/PmpR family DNA-binding transcriptional regulator gives rise to the protein MSGHSKWSTIKHKKGAADAKRGKIFTRLIKEITVAARMGGGDISANPRLRTAIAAAKTENMPKDNIDRAIKKGTGELEGVNYEESTYEGYGPGGAAVLLESLTDNKNRAVADIRHIFAKNGGNLGENGCVAWIFDKKGYINVEKTAADEDTLMETVLEAGAEDVRDDGDHFEILTAPEDFEAVKAAVEEAKIPFVEAEVTMLPQTSANLTGKEAEKMIRLMEMLEDCDDVQKVYTNADIAEDVIDAM